The sequence GGTCAGACGGTTGGTCGGCCAGCGGGTGACCGCCGACTTGAACGAGTTCTGCACGGAAGCGTAGAGGTTGCCCACGCCAGTGCCGTGCAGTGCCGAGATGAAGTGGATGTCGGCGTAATCAACGAAGAACAGACGACGCTGCAGTTCGACCTTCACATAGTCGCGCTCGCTCGGCGTCATGCCGTCCCACTTGTTGATCGCGATGACCAGCGCACGACCCGACTCGATGGCAAAACCGAGCAGGTTGAGGTCGTGATCGACCACGCCTTCGCGCGCATCCATCACGAAGATCACTACGTTGGCGTCTTTGATCGCCTGCAGGGTTTTGACCACGGAGAATTTTTCAACTTCTTCGTGGATCTTGCCGCGCTTGCGCACACCAGCGGTGTCGATCAGCGTGTACTTCTCTTCATTGCGTTCGAACGGAATGTAGATACTGTCGCGCGTGGTGCCGGGTTGGTCATAGACGATAACCCGGTCTTCACCAAGCATGCGGTTGACCAGCGTCGATTTGCCGACGTTCGGACGGCCGATGATGGCGATCTTGATCCCGTCTTTTTCGCTTGGGCCAGGAATGCGCTTGGCTTCCTCGCCTTCGGCAACGATCTCTTCTTCGCCTTCTTCCGGCTCTTCTGCGTCTTTGGGGAAATCACCCAAGGCGATTTCCAGCATCTGCGTGATGCCACGGCCGTGAGCACCGGCGATCGGGATCGCGTGGCCCATGCCCAACGGAGCGAACTCAGCGCGGGCCATTTCCGGGTCGATGTTGTCGACCTTGTTGGCGACCACGTAGGAACGCTTGTTACGTTTGCGCAGGTGTTCGGCGATCATCTGGTCGGCGGCGGTGAAACCAGCCTTGGCATCTACCAGGAACAGCACAACATCCGCTTCTTCAATGGCCAGCAGCGACTGCTCGGCCATTTTTTCGTCCATACCGTGCTCGTCACCGGAGATACCACCGGTGTCGACCAGAATGTAGGAACGCCCTTGCCACTTGGCCTCACCGTACTGGCGATCACGGGTCAGACCGGACAAGTCGCCGACGATGGCGTCACGAGTCCTGGTCAGGCGGTTGAACAAGGTGGACTTGCCGACGTTCGGTCGGCCCACCAGGGCGATTACGGGAACCATGCGGCTCTCCACTTCGTTATTTCAGAAAATACAAAAGCCGCTGCGAGGCAGCGGCTGGTGCTCGGGGCAACACTGTGGGTGTTCTCTGTGGGAGCGAGTCTGCTCGCGAAAAACGCCAAGGCACCGCGTTTATTCAGGCCGTCTGCGTAATCGTTGACGCCCATCGCGAGCAGGCTCGCTCCCACATTCATACTCACAAGTGAAGCTGCCTGGGGGTGTTAACCCCAAGCATAGTTGTTACTTGATGGTCAGGGCTTCCAGTTTGCCGCTGTTGCCATATACATAAATCGTGTCACCCACCACCAGCGGACGGGCACGCAGGCCGTCGCTGTCGATGCGCTCACGGCCGACGAAACGACCGTCAACCTGACTCAGCAGGTGCAGATAACCTTCCAGGTCACCCACTGCAACATAGCTGGAGAACACTTCCGGAGCCGACAGTTGACGGCGAGCCAGCGAATCGTTGCTCCACAATGCAGTGGTGGAACGCTCGTCGACGCCTTCAACGGTGCCCGAAGACAGGCTCACGTAAACGCTGCCGAAACCCTGAGCGATACCGGCATAGCTCGACGCATCGCGCTGCCAGAGTTGACGACCGCTTTCCAGGTCCAGTGCCGCAACGCGACCCTGGTAGCTGGCAACGTACAGGGTGCCGCCGGACAGCAGCAGACCGCCGTCGATGTCGACCACGCGCTCCAGTTCCGAACGACCTTGTGGAATCGCAATGCGTTGTTCCCACACCGGCACGCCGTTGGAAATGTCCAGAGCAACCACTTTACCGGTCGACAGACCAGCCACCGCGAGGCGGTTGGTCACCAACGGGGCACTGGTGCCACGCAGGGTCAGTACGGCCGGGGTGCTGTCATACACCCAGCGCTGGGTACCGGTGGAGGCATCCAGGCCGATCAGACGATCGTCCTGAGTCTGCACCACTACGACGTCACCGTTGTTAGCCGGCGGCGCGAGGACTTCGCTGTTTACGCGAGCACGCCACTTCTCTTCACCGTTGCTGGTGTCCAGAGCGACGACTTCGCCACGCAGGGTGCCGATCAGCACCAGACCATAACCAACGCCGACAGCGCCGGAGACGGGCAGCTCAAGATCCTGCTTCCATTTCACGTCGCCATTGCCGCGATCCATGGCCATCACCACGCCGGTCACATCAGCGGCGTAGATGGTGTCACCGTCGATCGCCGGCACCAGCATGTTGTAGGTTTCGCCCTGACCGTCACCGATCGAACGACTCCACTGCTTGTGCAGAACCACTTCTTCTTTGAAGTCGGTCAGTTCGGCCGGTGGCAATTCTTTTTTGCTGTTGCTGCTGCAACCCGCGGCCAGAAGGGCCAGAGCCAGCAATGCTGCATGCTTCCAACGGATCACGTCACGCATCCCCTTTGGCCAGGTCGTCGAGCTTGATTTGAAGGCCACCGACCGCCGCTTCATCCGACAGTGCCGCCTTGGCTTTTTGATACGCCTTGTTCGCGTCATCGGTACGGCCCAGCTGCACCAGCAGGTCGCCCTTGAGTTCTTCGCGAGTGGCAAGGAACGCTTTGTCGGCATCGCCGTCGAGCAGTTTCAGGCCGTCTTCAGCCTTGTTCTGCGCGCCAAGCACCTGCGCCAGACGCTGACGGGCGATTTCGCCCAGCGCCGGGTTGGCCGGTTTGTCGACGATGGCTTTCAGCTCGGTCGCGGCGTCATCCAGCTTGCCGCTGTCGACCGCCACTTTGGCCACGAACAGGCTGCCGTACTGCGCGTAGGCAGAACCGCCGAATTCGCTGTTGAGCTTGCCGGCCAGGTCCGCAACGCGGGCCGCATCAGGCTTGCCGTCAGGCGTCAGCGTGGTTTCCAGCAATTGCTGATAGAGCACCGAGGCGCCTTGCGACTGGTTGCTCTGATACTTGTGATAAGCCTGCCAGCCGAACACGATGACCAGCGCCAACAGGCCGCCGGTGACCAGAGGTTTGCCGTTGCGTGTCCACCAGTCCTTCAAATCCGCCAACTGTTCGTCTTCGGTACTCGACACCCCAATACTCCTTAATCGCTAAATCGGCTGTTTGGACAGCTTCAACCCTGCACGACGCAGGTGGCCAGGTGAGCGGCGAGCGCATCCCAGGCAATGCTTTGTTGTTCGCCCTGGCCACGCAGGGGTTTGAAACCTACCACTTGCTGGGCCATTTCGTCGTCACCGAGGATCAGTGCGTACAGCGCACCGCTCTTGTCGGCCTTCTTGAACTGGCTTTTGAAGCTGCCGGCGCCGGCATTGACTTGCAGACGCAGGTTTGGAAGTTGATCGCGAACCCGTTCAGCCAGAGCCAGACCGGCCAGCTCGGCTTCTTCACCGAAGGCGCAGAGGTAGACATCGACCTGACGGGAGATTTCTTCCGGAATCTGCTCAAGGGTTTCCAGCATCAAAACCAGACGCTCGATGCCCATGGCGAAACCAACGCCAGTGGTCGGCTTGCCGCCCATCTGCTCGACCAGACCGTCGTAACGGCCACCGGCGCAGACAGTGCCTTGGGCGCCGAGCTTGTCGGTGACCCATTCGAAAACGGTTTTGCTGTAGTAATCGAGGCCGCGAACCAGTTTCGGGTTGAGCACGTACGGAATGCCAACGGCATCCAGGCGCGCTTTCAAACCTTCGAAGTGTGCACGAGACTCGTCATCGAGGTAGTCGGCCATCTTCGGCGCATCAACCAGCACCGCTTGAGTGTCGGCATTTTTCGTGTCGAGCACGCGCAGCGGGTTGGTTTTCAGACGACGCTGGCTGTCTTCGTCGAGCTTGTCGTGGTGCGCCGAGAGGTACTCGACCAGCGCTTCACGATAGCGACCACGGGACTCGCTGGTACCCAGACTGTTGAGCTCGAGCTTGACCGCATCACGGATACCCAACTCGCCCCACAGGCGCCAGGTCATGGTTATCAGCTCGGCGTCGATGTCCGGACCGTCGAGGTTGAACACTTCCAGACCGATCTGGTGGAACTGGCGATAACGGCCTTTCTGCGGACGCTCGTGGCGGAACATCGGGCCGATGTACCAGAGTTTCTGTACCTGGCCACCGCCGGTGATGCCGTGCTCAAGCACAGCACGCACGCACGCCGCGGTGCCTTCCGGACGCAAGGTCAGGGAGTCGCCGTTGCGGTCTTCAAAGGTGTACATCTCTTTTTCGACGATGTCGGTCACTTCACCGATCGAGCGTTTGAACAGCTCGGTGAACTCGACGATCGGCATACGGATCTGCTTGTAACCGTAGTTATCCAGCAGACGCGCAACGGTGCCCTCGAAATAACGCCACAGCGGGGTCTGTTCGGGCAGGATGTCGTTCATGCCACGAATGGCTTGCAGAGACTTGCTCACTTTAAATCCTTAAATTCGTTCGGCGCTTCAGTCAGGCTCAGCCGCGCGCAATAACCGCAGCGTCAGCTTCGACCTTTTCGGCCGCTTTCTGGCGGATCAGCTTTTCCAGCTCGTCCACCAGATTGTCATTCGTCAGTTTCTGCGACGGCTTGCCGTCGATATAAATCAGGTTTGGCGTACCGCCGGTCAAGCCGATATGGGCTTCCTTGGCTTCGCCGGGGCCGTTGACCACGCAACCGATCACCGCGACATCCAGCGGCACCAGCAGGTCCTCAAGGCGCCCTTCCAGCTCGTTCATGGTTTTCACCACATCGAAGTTCTGCCGCGAGCAGCTCGGGCAGGCGATGAAGTTGATGCCACGGGAACGCAGATGCAAAGACTTGAGAATGTCGTAACCGACCTTCACTTCCTCGACCGGGTCGGCCGCCAACGAGATGCGGATAGTATCGCCAATCCCTTCGGCGAGCAGCATACCTAGGCCCACGGCGGATTTCACTGTGCCCGAACGCAATCCACCAGCTTCGGTGATGCCCAGGTGCAGCGGCTGAACGATTTCTTTCGCCAGCAAGCGGTAGGCTTCGACGGCCATGAACACGTCGGAGGCTTTCACGCTGACCTTGAAGTCCTGGAAGTTCAGGCGTTCGAGATGCTCAACGTGACGCAGAGCGGACTCAACCAGCGCGGCTGGCGTCGGCTCGCCATATTTCTTCTGCAGGTCTTTTTCCAGGGAACCGGCGTTGACGCCGATGCGGATCGGAATCCCGCGATCACGTGCCGCATCGACCACCGCACGAACACGATCTTCGCGACCGATGTTGCCCGGGTTGATGCGCAGGCAGTCCACACCCAATTCGGCTACGCGCAGGGCGATCTTGTAGTCGAAGTGGATGTCGGCAACCAACGGCACTTTGACCAGTTGCTTGATCTTGCCAAACGCCTCGGCGGCGTCCATGTCCGGTACCGAAACGCGAACGATGTCGACGCCGGCGGCTTCCAGACGATTGATTTGCGCAACAGTGGCGGCAACGTCATTGGTGTCGCTGTTGGTCATGCTCTGCACCGCGATCGGCGCATCGCCGCCCACCGGTACGTTGCCGACCCAGATCTTGCGCGAAACGCGACGTTTGATTGGAGATTCGCCGTGCATGACTTATTGACCCAACTTCAGGCGAGCAGTCTCGCCACTGGTGAACGGAGCGATATCGACCGGTTGGCCGTTGTAGCTGACCTGTGCGGCGCGAGCTACGCCCAGACGTACGTTAAGCGGCGGCTTGCCGGAAACGGTGACGCTATCGCCTTTATGCTTCAGACCACTGAAAATCACTTTGCCACGGCCATCGGTCACTTGTGCCCAGCAATCGGCGCTGAACTGCAGTTGGACCTGACCGTCGCCAGCGACCGGAGCGGCCACTTCTGCGGTTGGTGCTGGTGTAGCAGGAACCACTGGAGCGGTAACGGTTGGCGCTGGGGTAGCAGGAACGGTTGGCGCAGGAGTGGCCGGATTGGCGACAACCGGGGCTGGCGTATGAACCGGGGCGGACGGCGTTACAGCCGGAGCAACCGGTGCAGTTGGAGCGGTTGCCGGGGAGGCCACTTCGGCGCCAGTCGATTCAGCGGTAGTTTCAGACTGAGGCAATGCCAGTGCAGTCGAACTGTCGGCCTGATTTTCCTCGACAGCCTGATCTTCCGGCTCATCGATCGGATGAATCTGGGTGGTGCCGTCAGCACCTTCGACTTCAACGTGCTCAGGCGCCAGAGAAGCCAGATCCTTGGTACGCAGCGAGGTCTGATCCTGCCACCAGACGAAACCGCCGCCGATGACCGCGATCAGCAACAGCAGGCTGACAATACGCAGAATGGTATGGGAAACCCGCACCGGCTCTTCGATACGACCGAGGGCATGAACGTTGCTGCCCTGGGAATCGGTGCCGGTGGACTGGTCGAATTGCTGAACCAGAACGGTCTGGTCCATGCCGAGCAACTTGGCATAGGCGCGAATGTAACCGCGAGCGAAAGTATGCCCCGGCAGCTTGTCGAAAGCGCCGGCTTCAAGATTGCTCAGGGAGGTCACGGTGAGGTTGAGCTTGAGGGCCACTTCGGCCAGCGACCAGCCATTGCTTTCGCGGGCCTGGCGCAGGGTCTCACCGGGGTTAACGCGATTCGCTGCTACAACTTCGGGATGCGCCGCTTTCATCATTGCTCCGACAGGTATTGCTGATATTCCGGCGTACCGGGATAGAGTCGTTTTAATTGCAGGCCATAACTGGCGGCCTTGTCGCGATCTTCAAACACTTTTGCCAGCCGAACGCCGAGCAATAGACTACGTGCATTTTGTTCGGTCAGCAGGCTGAAACGGTCGTAATAGTCACGCGCGGGCACATAATGCCTGTCTTCGAAGGACAACTCAGCCATTTCCAGCAATGCGCGCGGTTGTTGGCGATTCAAGCGCAGTGCCTTTTCCAGCTGCTGCTGCGCCAGATCACGCTGACCAAGCTTTGCTGCCGTCATGCCGAGGTTTTCGAACACACGCGAACGCTCAGGATACAGGGTATCGGCGGCGGCCTGTTCAAAACGCTCGTAGGCTTCTTTATAACGCTGTTGCTCGTAGAGAAAACTGCCGTAGTTGTTGAGGATGCGCGCATCGGCGGGACGGGAGGACAAAGCCTTGCGGAAGTGTTCGTCGGCCAGCTCAGGCTCCATTTCGGACTGGAACACCAAGCCGAGAGCAGCGTTGGCGTCAGGATCGGAACCGTCGATTTCCAGCGCCTTCTTCAGCGGCACCTTGGCCCGTTCGGTCATGCCTTGCTGCAAGTACCCCAGCCCCAACTGCACGTAGGCAGCCCGCGCTTCATCGCGGCCCTTGCTGGTCTTCATCGGGTTGTAGTCACCCGACAGGACACAACCAGCACACAGGCTGGTCAACAGCAACAGCAGCGCAAAGCGCAGGGACATAGAGATCCTCTCTTAGTTAGTGTTCGCGGCGTTCTGTGCCAGATCGCTGTCGGCGCTCAACTCGCGCACGGCGATGTAACGTTCGCTGCGACGGGTGCGATCCAGCACCTGCCCTACCAATTGACCACATGCGGCGTCGATGTCTTCACCACGGGTGGTGCGGACAGTGACGTTGAAACCGGCCTGATGCAACTGATCCTGGAACCGACGGATCGCGTTGTTGCTCGGACGCTCGTACCCGGAGTGCGGGAACGGGTTGAACGGAATCAGGTTGATCTTGCACGGAATGTTCTTCAGCAGCTCGATCATCTCAACGGCGTGCTCGACCTTGTCGTTGATGTCCTTGAGCAAGGTGTACTCGATGGTCAGCACACGTTTCTCGCCAAGGGCGGACATGTAGCGCTGGCACGACTCGAGCAGCATCTTAAGCGGATATTTCTTGTTGATCGGCACCAATTGGTTACGCAATGCGTCATTCGGTGCGTGCAGCGACAGCGCCAGGGACACGTCGATGTGCTTGGCCAGCTCATCGATCATCGGCACCACACCCGACGTGGACAGGGTCACGCGGCGCTTGGAGATCCCGTAGCCGAGGTCATCCATCATCAGATGCATGGCGGCGACGACATTGTCGAAGTTCAGCAGCGGCTCACCCATGCCCATCATCACCACGTTGGTGATGGCACGGTCGACGGTTGCCGGGACACTGCCGAAAGATTTGTTGGCAATCCACACCTGGCCGATGACTTCGGCGGCGGTGAGGTTGCTATTGAAGCCTTGCTTGCCGGTGGAGCAGAAACTGCAATCCAGGGCACAGCCTGCCTGGGACGAAACGCACAGAGTGCCGCGTTTGCCCTGGGGAATGTATACGGTCTCGACGCAGCTGCCGGACGCCACGCGCACCACCCACTTACGGGTGCCGTCGCTGGAGATGTCCTCGCTGACCACTTCCGGACCACGGACCTCAGCAATAGCCTTGAGCTTGTCGCGCAAGGCCTTGCTGACGTTCGTCATGGCGTCGAAATCATCGACACCAAAGTGGTGAATCCATTTCATTACCTGACCGGCACGGAAACGCTTCTCCCCGATTGAGTCGAAGAATTTTTCCATTTCCTGTTGAGTCAGACCCAGCAGGTTGGTTTTTACAGTCGATGTAGTCATGGATTCACCTTCACTCTTAAGCCAATGCTTAGCGAGTGGTTACTTCAGTAGCTGCGAAGAAGTACGAGATTTCACGAGCAGCTGCGGCTTCGGAGTCCGAACCGTGAACAGCGTTGGCGTCGATGGAATCAGCGAAGTCAGCGCGGATGGTGCCGGCAGCAGCTTCTTTAGGGTTGGTAGCGCCCATCAGCTCACGGTTCAGAGCGATAGCGTTTTCGCCTTCCAGAACCTGAACAACAACAGGACCGGAGATCATGAAAGCAACCAGGTCGCCGAAGAAACCACGAGCGCTGTGCTCAGCGTAGAAGCCTTCAGCTTCAGCTTTGGACAGTTGCTTCAGTTTCGAAGCTACAACGCGCAGGCCGGCTTTTTCGAAACGAGTGGTGATTTCGCCGATGACGTTTTTTGCAACAGCGTCAGGCTTGATGATGGAGAAAGTGCGTTGAACAGCCATGGTGTAACTCCAGAAACGGTAATTTGCGAAAAATTAAACCCGCGAATTATACGCGGGTTCTTGGGTATTGCCTAACCTGCGAGACGATCAGTCCAATTCTTTGGCCCAGAGCTCCTGAACCGCCTCCAGCACCTTCTCGCCGACACGGCCAGAAGTGCTATCGAAATCGGGCAGAACCTGGATCATCTGCTGCAGACGGACAAAACCTACAGAATACGGATCGACGCCGGCATGGGCCTCGGCCAGTTCCTCTGCAATACGTTGAACATCATTCCAACCGTAGCTCATGACAGTCTTACCAGTCAGTGCGGCGCTTCGGCCGCATGGTTAAGCGAATATTTCGGAATCTCGACGGTGATGTCTTCTTCACCAACGATAGCCTGACAGGCCAGACGCGATTGCGCTTCCAGACCCCAGGCACGATCGAGGAAATCTTCTTCCAGCTCGTCGGCCTCTTCCATCGAGTCGAAACCCTCACGGATGATGCAGTGGCAGGTAGTGCAAGCGCAGACGCCGCCGCAGGCGCTTTCCATCTCGATGTGGTGTTCGTGGGCCAGTTCGAGAATCGATGTGCCGGGCGCAGCCTCTACAACCATGCCTTCAGGGCAGAACTTCTCGTGGGGCAGAAAAATGACCTGCGGCATCAGATATCCTCGATTTCATTCAGATTGCGCCCCGACAGAGCGGCTTTCACCGTCAGATCCATGCGGCGGGCAGCAAAAGCATCGGTCACTTGCGACAGACGCTTGGTCTGTTGCTCGATGGCGTAGCCATCAGTGCCTTTCATCAGTTCGGCCAGTTCCTGCAGCTGCAGATCGATGACCATGCGCTCTTCGGCGTCGAGCAAACGCTCGCCATCAACCTCAAGAGCGCCCTGCACCGCTTCAATCAGGCGCTGGGCATCGACTTGCTGCTCACGCAGAACACGGGCGACCTTGTCGTCATTGGCGTGCTGGAACGAATCTTTCAGCATCTTGGCGATTTCGCCGTCGGTCAGACCGTAGGACGGTTTGACCTGAATGCTTGCCTCAACGCCTGAACCCAGTTCACGGGCAGAAACGCTGAGCAGACCGTCGGCATCGACCTGGAAGGTCACGCGAATCTTCGCCGCACCGGCCACCATTGCCGGAATACCACGCAATTCGAAGCGCGCCAGCGAGCGGCAGTCGCTGATCAGCTCGCGCTCACCCTGCAGGACGTGGATCGCCATGGCCGACTGGCCGTCTTTATACGTAGTGAAATCCTGTGCGCGCGCGACGGGGATGGTGGTGTTGCGTGGAATCACCTTCTCCATCAGACCGCCCATGGTTTCCAGCCCCAGGGACAGCGGAATCACGTCGAGCAGCAGCAGTTCGCCGCCATCGCGCTTGTTGCCAGCCAGCGTATCCGCCTGGATCGCAGCACCGATGGCCACCACTTGATCCGGGTCGATTTCAGTCAGAGGCTGACGACCGAAGGCTTCAGCAACAGCTTCGCGAACACGCGGCACGCGAGTCGAACCGCCAACCATGACCACGGCGTGCACGTCTTCCAGCTCAATACCGGAATCGCGAACGGCGCGACGGCAGGCTTTCAGGCTGCGCGCGACCATTGGCTCGATCAACGCATCGAAGGCTTCGCGCGTCAGCGGCGCTTTCCAGTCGCCATAGACCACTTCAACGCTG comes from Pseudomonas sp. RU47 and encodes:
- the der gene encoding ribosome biogenesis GTPase Der, which translates into the protein MVPVIALVGRPNVGKSTLFNRLTRTRDAIVGDLSGLTRDRQYGEAKWQGRSYILVDTGGISGDEHGMDEKMAEQSLLAIEEADVVLFLVDAKAGFTAADQMIAEHLRKRNKRSYVVANKVDNIDPEMARAEFAPLGMGHAIPIAGAHGRGITQMLEIALGDFPKDAEEPEEGEEEIVAEGEEAKRIPGPSEKDGIKIAIIGRPNVGKSTLVNRMLGEDRVIVYDQPGTTRDSIYIPFERNEEKYTLIDTAGVRKRGKIHEEVEKFSVVKTLQAIKDANVVIFVMDAREGVVDHDLNLLGFAIESGRALVIAINKWDGMTPSERDYVKVELQRRLFFVDYADIHFISALHGTGVGNLYASVQNSFKSAVTRWPTNRLTQILEDAVGEHAPPMVNNRRIKLRYAHLGGANPPIIVIHGNQIEKVPKSYVRYLENTYRRVLKLVGTPIRIEFKGGENPYEGNKTTLTDRQVNKKRRLMSHHKKADKKRRDKK
- the bamB gene encoding outer membrane protein assembly factor BamB, which encodes MRDVIRWKHAALLALALLAAGCSSNSKKELPPAELTDFKEEVVLHKQWSRSIGDGQGETYNMLVPAIDGDTIYAADVTGVVMAMDRGNGDVKWKQDLELPVSGAVGVGYGLVLIGTLRGEVVALDTSNGEEKWRARVNSEVLAPPANNGDVVVVQTQDDRLIGLDASTGTQRWVYDSTPAVLTLRGTSAPLVTNRLAVAGLSTGKVVALDISNGVPVWEQRIAIPQGRSELERVVDIDGGLLLSGGTLYVASYQGRVAALDLESGRQLWQRDASSYAGIAQGFGSVYVSLSSGTVEGVDERSTTALWSNDSLARRQLSAPEVFSSYVAVGDLEGYLHLLSQVDGRFVGRERIDSDGLRARPLVVGDTIYVYGNSGKLEALTIK
- a CDS encoding YfgM family protein, translating into MSSTEDEQLADLKDWWTRNGKPLVTGGLLALVIVFGWQAYHKYQSNQSQGASVLYQQLLETTLTPDGKPDAARVADLAGKLNSEFGGSAYAQYGSLFVAKVAVDSGKLDDAATELKAIVDKPANPALGEIARQRLAQVLGAQNKAEDGLKLLDGDADKAFLATREELKGDLLVQLGRTDDANKAYQKAKAALSDEAAVGGLQIKLDDLAKGDA
- the hisS gene encoding histidine--tRNA ligase, with the translated sequence MSKSLQAIRGMNDILPEQTPLWRYFEGTVARLLDNYGYKQIRMPIVEFTELFKRSIGEVTDIVEKEMYTFEDRNGDSLTLRPEGTAACVRAVLEHGITGGGQVQKLWYIGPMFRHERPQKGRYRQFHQIGLEVFNLDGPDIDAELITMTWRLWGELGIRDAVKLELNSLGTSESRGRYREALVEYLSAHHDKLDEDSQRRLKTNPLRVLDTKNADTQAVLVDAPKMADYLDDESRAHFEGLKARLDAVGIPYVLNPKLVRGLDYYSKTVFEWVTDKLGAQGTVCAGGRYDGLVEQMGGKPTTGVGFAMGIERLVLMLETLEQIPEEISRQVDVYLCAFGEEAELAGLALAERVRDQLPNLRLQVNAGAGSFKSQFKKADKSGALYALILGDDEMAQQVVGFKPLRGQGEQQSIAWDALAAHLATCVVQG
- the ispG gene encoding flavodoxin-dependent (E)-4-hydroxy-3-methylbut-2-enyl-diphosphate synthase — encoded protein: MHGESPIKRRVSRKIWVGNVPVGGDAPIAVQSMTNSDTNDVAATVAQINRLEAAGVDIVRVSVPDMDAAEAFGKIKQLVKVPLVADIHFDYKIALRVAELGVDCLRINPGNIGREDRVRAVVDAARDRGIPIRIGVNAGSLEKDLQKKYGEPTPAALVESALRHVEHLERLNFQDFKVSVKASDVFMAVEAYRLLAKEIVQPLHLGITEAGGLRSGTVKSAVGLGMLLAEGIGDTIRISLAADPVEEVKVGYDILKSLHLRSRGINFIACPSCSRQNFDVVKTMNELEGRLEDLLVPLDVAVIGCVVNGPGEAKEAHIGLTGGTPNLIYIDGKPSQKLTNDNLVDELEKLIRQKAAEKVEADAAVIARG
- a CDS encoding RodZ domain-containing protein, with the translated sequence MKAAHPEVVAANRVNPGETLRQARESNGWSLAEVALKLNLTVTSLSNLEAGAFDKLPGHTFARGYIRAYAKLLGMDQTVLVQQFDQSTGTDSQGSNVHALGRIEEPVRVSHTILRIVSLLLLIAVIGGGFVWWQDQTSLRTKDLASLAPEHVEVEGADGTTQIHPIDEPEDQAVEENQADSSTALALPQSETTAESTGAEVASPATAPTAPVAPAVTPSAPVHTPAPVVANPATPAPTVPATPAPTVTAPVVPATPAPTAEVAAPVAGDGQVQLQFSADCWAQVTDGRGKVIFSGLKHKGDSVTVSGKPPLNVRLGVARAAQVSYNGQPVDIAPFTSGETARLKLGQ
- the pilW gene encoding type IV pilus biogenesis/stability protein PilW: MSLRFALLLLLTSLCAGCVLSGDYNPMKTSKGRDEARAAYVQLGLGYLQQGMTERAKVPLKKALEIDGSDPDANAALGLVFQSEMEPELADEHFRKALSSRPADARILNNYGSFLYEQQRYKEAYERFEQAAADTLYPERSRVFENLGMTAAKLGQRDLAQQQLEKALRLNRQQPRALLEMAELSFEDRHYVPARDYYDRFSLLTEQNARSLLLGVRLAKVFEDRDKAASYGLQLKRLYPGTPEYQQYLSEQ
- the rlmN gene encoding 23S rRNA (adenine(2503)-C(2))-methyltransferase RlmN: MTTSTVKTNLLGLTQQEMEKFFDSIGEKRFRAGQVMKWIHHFGVDDFDAMTNVSKALRDKLKAIAEVRGPEVVSEDISSDGTRKWVVRVASGSCVETVYIPQGKRGTLCVSSQAGCALDCSFCSTGKQGFNSNLTAAEVIGQVWIANKSFGSVPATVDRAITNVVMMGMGEPLLNFDNVVAAMHLMMDDLGYGISKRRVTLSTSGVVPMIDELAKHIDVSLALSLHAPNDALRNQLVPINKKYPLKMLLESCQRYMSALGEKRVLTIEYTLLKDINDKVEHAVEMIELLKNIPCKINLIPFNPFPHSGYERPSNNAIRRFQDQLHQAGFNVTVRTTRGEDIDAACGQLVGQVLDRTRRSERYIAVRELSADSDLAQNAANTN
- the ndk gene encoding nucleoside-diphosphate kinase, producing the protein MAVQRTFSIIKPDAVAKNVIGEITTRFEKAGLRVVASKLKQLSKAEAEGFYAEHSARGFFGDLVAFMISGPVVVQVLEGENAIALNRELMGATNPKEAAAGTIRADFADSIDANAVHGSDSEAAAAREISYFFAATEVTTR
- the iscX gene encoding Fe-S cluster assembly protein IscX — protein: MSYGWNDVQRIAEELAEAHAGVDPYSVGFVRLQQMIQVLPDFDSTSGRVGEKVLEAVQELWAKELD
- the fdx gene encoding ISC system 2Fe-2S type ferredoxin — protein: MPQVIFLPHEKFCPEGMVVEAAPGTSILELAHEHHIEMESACGGVCACTTCHCIIREGFDSMEEADELEEDFLDRAWGLEAQSRLACQAIVGEEDITVEIPKYSLNHAAEAPH
- the hscA gene encoding Fe-S protein assembly chaperone HscA; amino-acid sequence: MALLQIAEPGQSPQPHQRRLAVGIDLGTTNSLVAALRSGLSEPLADANGQVILPSAVRYHADRVEVGESAKLAAASDPLNTVLSVKRLMGRGLSDVKQLGEQLPYRFVGGESHMPFIDTVQGPKSPVEVSADILKVLRQRAEATLGGELVGAVITVPAYFDDAQRQATKDAAKLAGLNVLRLLNEPTAAAVAYGLDQHAEGLVAIYDLGGGTFDISILRLTGGVFEVLATGGDSALGGDDFDHAIAGWIIESAGLSADLDPGAQRNLLQTACAAKEALTDAASVEVVYGDWKAPLTREAFDALIEPMVARSLKACRRAVRDSGIELEDVHAVVMVGGSTRVPRVREAVAEAFGRQPLTEIDPDQVVAIGAAIQADTLAGNKRDGGELLLLDVIPLSLGLETMGGLMEKVIPRNTTIPVARAQDFTTYKDGQSAMAIHVLQGERELISDCRSLARFELRGIPAMVAGAAKIRVTFQVDADGLLSVSARELGSGVEASIQVKPSYGLTDGEIAKMLKDSFQHANDDKVARVLREQQVDAQRLIEAVQGALEVDGERLLDAEERMVIDLQLQELAELMKGTDGYAIEQQTKRLSQVTDAFAARRMDLTVKAALSGRNLNEIEDI